Within Sorangiineae bacterium MSr11367, the genomic segment AGAGTGTGGCCCCGGGAGTCGATTTCACGCTTCATTACGAAACGGCGGATTTCGCCATCGGTGCCGGGGCGCGTTTTGCAGGCAAGACGCAGGACTCGAACAAGATGATGTACGACGCCATGCACATCGGCGGTCGCTATTACCTGACGTCGGCCGAGGTAAGTCCGTTCCTCGGCGGCGGCATCGCGTGGACGTGGCTCACGGGCAACGGCGTCGAGAGCAACAATGGCATCGGAGCCTATGCAGAATTGGGCCTCGAGATCCTGCGGATGCATAGCGCGCATCTCGCCGCCATCGCCCGCGTCGATGTTCCGGCGTACTCGCTCGCACGAAGCGGTGGCTCGTCCACCAGCTACTATGCGCCGGCCAGCCTCGGCATGGCCTTCACCTTCTGAGCGAGTTCGCCGGACAGCGGCTCACTGCTCGGCCTTGCCGGATGCGTCGCCCTGAAGCGTGCCTTGAATCCTGCGGAGCGCCGTGCGCACGTCGGAAAGCCCGTGACCGATGTCCGCGAGGGCAGCCGTTTGCGTGTCCATGGGTTCGGACACGGCTTCGTCGCGACCGCCACGATGGAGCGGGGTCGTCGCTTCCATCCTGCCAAGCGCGGCCTTGATGCGCACGAGGTGGTGCTGCATGTCTTCGAGGGTCGAAGCTTGCTCGTTGGTCGCCCCGTATCCGATTCGTCGAGACGACGACACCACGTCTTCGAGATCCCCAAGCAATCGATACGCTTCACAAACGAGATTCTCGACGGTCACATGCTTCATCTTCGACGATCCCCCTGGTTCGTTCAGTTGCTGCGTTGCAAACGTTCGTTGCTTGAAGAGGCTTTGATCATGCCCACGATGTTTGCGTCACGCCAGAGGATGACGTTGAATTGGTGCGCGCTGGTATTCAACGCGCGTCCCTCCGTCGGAGCTCCGACCATGCCGTGGGTGCGAGCAAGCGCGGCCTCTTGGCGCGCACGGCGCCGCGTTTTTTCGCGGCGCCGTGTTCCGTAGCGGGCTGGTTGGGCAACTACGAAGGGCCCGCCTGCCGTCAATGCTCCGATCTTACTGCACGTCGTGTTCGGTGATCCCGAGATCGCGCGAAACACGGTGGAGTGTCAGGGCGCGCGTCGTCTCGTTGCCGGTGATCCACGCCGCGCCGCCACCGTAGGCGAAGGCGTCGTCGCCGCGCGGCAGATGGTGCTGCGACACCTGTTTGGCCGCGGCTTGGATGGCGCCGTTTCCGTCGATGCGAAGGGCGAACGTTCCCTTGAACGACTGCTGCGTGCCGGAGATGGTCCACTGCTCGAAGAGGACGATGAATTCCCCTCCGCCAATTGGCACCAGCTTTGGACGCTCTGCGTGCGTCTTGCCCGGAGAGCTCGTGTGGTAATCGGTCAAGAAGTGCAGGCGATTGGTCACTTGCTCGCCGCCCGATTCGACCGTGGACGCGGTGCCGAAGTTCGGGTCGACCACGCTCGCCGAGGAGCCGTTGGCGAGCGCCGACGTGAGCCGAACCAACCCGAGATCGCGCGAGCCGTTGATCCGTGAGCTCGTCGCGGCGGTGCGTTCGGTGGCCACCAAGGTCAAGAAGCCCCCCGCCGCCGGACCCGCATCGATGCGCGCCAGCCCGCCGAGTCGCGTGAACGTGTTGTTGTCGCCGGTCGCCCCCTTGATGCGATACACCTGCTGTTCGGGGCCCGACGCGCCGTCGTGCACGCGGGTCAGAACGGTGGCGCGGGGGTAGGCATCGCCCAGGTGGACTTCGTAAAGGTCCGAACCGTCCGCCACGTATCGTTGATCGAACGAGTGACTGACCCAGAGGCTCGAGACGTTGCGAATGGCGCCCGTGCCGGCATCGAGAAAGGTCGACAAGGCCTTTTGATGGCGCGTTCCATTTCCGTCCGGCTCCGTGGCATTGCCATGCACGAGGGCGACCACGTTGCCGGCGACCGCGAGGCGTGCACTCGATGCCGTGCCGGGGGAGACGATGGGCTCCGCATCGGCGTTCGCCGCCGCCCGCGCCATATCCAAATCGACGTCGAACGACGTGTGGCCATCTGCGTCGAACCGGACCACGCGCACCACGTTCGAGCGGTGCTGCTTGGGGGCGGGAAAGGTCTTCGTCACGTCGGGATCGTTCGACCCCGTGGCATAGAAGTAATGGCCGTCCGCCGAGCGGGCGAAGCCGAGCAGGTTGCCCAGCGATTTGACTTCGAAGCGACGGGTGATTCCCCATACGCCCTCGGCGTTCGGCTCGAGCCGAACGACCACCGTTTTGGGCCCGCTGGCGGTATCGGTCGAGCGAACGGCGACATCGACGAACGTCTCACCTGGAACGGCGACGATCTCGGGCAGCTTCCCATACATGGCTTCGTGGCTGTCGGGGCCCGCCAGATCGTTCCGGTCGACGTCGAACGGCACGATGCCGAGCTCCGCAAGGCTCTTGGTGGTGGGCTTCGTCGTCGCTTGTTCCGCCGAGCCCGGAGTGTTCCCAGATGGATCTCCTGGCCATCCTCGGTCGATCTCGCCGCCGCCGTTCGCGCCTTCCCGCGTCGCGTCGTCGCTGGATCCGCGCGCGCAACCGGTAGCTACCAAGATAAGAATTCCTGCAAGGATCCGTCGCTGCATGTGCACCTCCCGTGGGGGGTTCGTAGGTTGAAGCCGAAGCCCAAGCACGCGCAGTGCCATCGTTTCCACGCAGGCTTTTGTCGCGCGAAGGGCCACCACGCGCCCAGCACCATGGGCAGAATTGGCTCGACGTTGCGCGAGGCCTGCCCAACGCCGCGCCCCGATTCGAGATGCGATGCTGGACCAAATACAGATGTTTGCGGCGCGATCGGCTAGCGAAAGCTTCGATGTCCGGTTGCGCGGCGACGTCTTCGGACGCCATTGTCGAGGGGGCAGTCTTTTGGCTTTCGTCCGTCGCGGAGTGGCTTTATGCGTGATCGATGCAGCAGGCGGACGTAGCTCGGAAGCTGGCTCGCGCGGTGCTCGAGAACAACCGGCGCACCGGCTCGTGTCCAAGGAGCCGGCATTCGTATTCCTTCGTATGCCCCGCCCCCGCGAATTATCCCTTCCAATGGGCGTGGGATAGTGCGTTTCACGCCATTGCACTCACCCACGTCGACCCGAGCCTCGCCAAAATGGAGCTCGATTGCTGGCTGGCCGCGCAGCGCGCGGACGGGTTCTGTGGGCATATCGTTCTTTGGGACGACGAACATCGGGCTTCCGCCGAAAAGAACTGGGTCATCGCCTTGGACCCCCTGTCGGAAGGACGCACGACCACCACCATTCAACCTCCCGCGATTGTCCGCGCCGTCGAGCACGTGTGGTCGGCCACCGGCGACGAGGCGTGGCTGGCGCGCGTGCTCCCACGGGTCATGGACTTCTTCGATTGGCTGGCCGCGGACCGCGATCCGGAACACAGCGGTCTTCTGACGATCCTCCAACCCGACGAATCGGGACTGGATGGCAGCCCGAAATACGATGTGCTCACCGAAGTCGACCGGGCCGCTCCACAAGCCGCGTTCGCAGCCTACGAGCGGTCCTTGCGCCGTTTGCATGCAGAATACGCGTCACACCGGACGAAGGTCGGATTCCTCGCGCGGAATGCCTCCTTCGCCTGGCGGGACGTCTTGGTCAACAGCATCTACGGGAATTCCTTGCGCGCTCTGGCGCGGCTATGCCGCGCCGCGGGTTTCGGGGTGGAAGTGCCCAAAAAATGGGACCGGCGTGCCGATCGGGTCACCGCCGCCTTGATCGAGACCCATTGGGACGAAAAGACCGGCGCGTTTTTCGATCGCCACGGCCGCGACGGGCGCATGGTCCGTACGCTCACCATCTCGAGCCTCTTTCCCTTGATCCTGACCGATTTGCCGCGCTCCCTTGCGCGACGCCTGGTCGAGGATCATCTCCTCGACGGGAACGAATTCTGGCTCGAATACCCTCTGCCCTCCGTCGCGGCGACCGAGCCATCGTTCGATCCGGGGTTCACGGTGAATGCCATCTTTCGCGGTCCGACGTGGATCAATACGAATTGGTACCTGTATTGGGGACTGCGCACCCACGGCTACGCCGACGTCGCCCGCACCCTGGCGTTGCGCACCGTGGACATGGTGGCCAAGTCGGGAATGCGCGAATTCTACGATCCGCGCGACGCCACCGGCCACGGCGCCAAAGACTTTGCCTGGTCGTCGCTGGTTCTCGATCTCATGGCGGCGGAAGGGTGGGGTTGAGCGATATCAAAGCGCGCGATGCATGCCTTCTGACCGCCACCGTGCTGAGTGCATGCTACTTAAGTAGCGCATGGCTACGGACACACGTTTGCTTTCGGAGCGGTTTCCCCGTGCGTCGGCGTATCATCCCGATTGGGTCATGGCCGGTATCAGTGGCGGTGCCAACTCCCTTTGGCTGACGGAGTGGCTGGCCGGGGCGCTGCGCCTTCGACCGGGTATGCGCGTGCTGGATCTGGGCTGCGGAAGAGGGGCGTCGTCCATCTTTCTGCATCGCGAATTTGGCGTGCAGGTTTGGGCGACGGATCTGTGGTTCGGAGCGTCCGAGAGGCTCTCGCGGATTCGAGACGCCGGGGTCGGCGATGGCGTGTTCCCGATCCACGCGGACGCGCGGTCGCTACCCTTTGCCACGCAGTTCTTCGATGCCATCGTGAGCATCGATTCGTTTCTGTACTACGGCACCGACGATCTCTACCTGAGCTACCTTGCCCGGTTCGTGAAACCGGGCGGCCCGATAGGC encodes:
- a CDS encoding methyltransferase domain-containing protein, which encodes MATDTRLLSERFPRASAYHPDWVMAGISGGANSLWLTEWLAGALRLRPGMRVLDLGCGRGASSIFLHREFGVQVWATDLWFGASERLSRIRDAGVGDGVFPIHADARSLPFATQFFDAIVSIDSFLYYGTDDLYLSYLARFVKPGGPIGMASVGLVREFEGRVPEALRSWWEPSMACLHSAGWWQRHWERTGIVDIEMADTMPDGWQVWLDWQRTVCPENRAEIEALEADRGNHLGYVRAVGRRKADAKLDEPITSVPSEYTKQPLLRV